Proteins encoded in a region of the Isosphaeraceae bacterium EP7 genome:
- the acpP gene encoding acyl carrier protein — MSVEERVIEIVSEQMGVAKDQVSKETSFVNDLGADSLDTVELVMEFEEEFDITIPDEEAEKIQTVGQAIQYIEGHTK; from the coding sequence GTGTCCGTGGAAGAACGCGTCATCGAAATCGTCAGCGAACAGATGGGCGTGGCCAAGGATCAGGTGTCCAAGGAGACCTCCTTCGTCAACGACCTGGGTGCCGACTCGCTCGACACCGTCGAACTTGTGATGGAATTCGAAGAGGAATTCGACATCACGATCCCCGACGAAGAAGCCGAGAAGATCCAGACCGTTGGCCAGGCCATCCAGTACATCGAGGGTCACACGAAGTAA
- the fabG gene encoding 3-oxoacyl-[acyl-carrier-protein] reductase has protein sequence MASAEPIKGCTVDLGGQVALVTGASRGIGRAVAVRLAACGATVIGVARTQEALEGTLKTIRDAGGTAEGYAADVSNADDVKRVVDDVEAKFSKVHILVNNAGITKDGLLLRMEDDAWDQVIDTNLKSVFLFCRAVGLLMIRQRYGRIINLSSTSGLMGNPGQSNYSASKAGVIGFTQTVARELGSRNITVNAVAPGFITTDMTDSLPDKIKAEVKERIPVRRLGMPDDIADLVCYLSGPGAGFLTGQVIAVDGGMTA, from the coding sequence ATGGCCAGCGCCGAACCGATCAAGGGATGCACCGTAGACCTCGGCGGGCAGGTCGCCCTGGTGACGGGTGCCTCGCGCGGCATCGGCCGCGCCGTCGCCGTACGCCTGGCCGCCTGCGGCGCCACCGTCATCGGCGTCGCCCGCACCCAGGAGGCCCTGGAAGGGACGCTCAAGACGATCCGCGACGCCGGCGGGACCGCCGAAGGATATGCCGCCGACGTCTCCAATGCCGACGACGTGAAACGCGTGGTCGACGACGTCGAGGCCAAGTTCTCCAAGGTTCATATCCTGGTCAACAACGCCGGGATCACGAAGGACGGGCTGCTGCTGAGGATGGAGGACGACGCGTGGGACCAGGTGATCGACACCAACCTCAAGAGCGTCTTCCTCTTCTGCCGGGCCGTCGGCCTGCTGATGATCCGCCAGCGATATGGACGGATCATCAACCTGTCCAGCACTTCGGGCCTGATGGGCAACCCCGGCCAGTCGAACTACTCGGCAAGCAAGGCCGGCGTGATCGGATTCACCCAGACGGTGGCCCGCGAATTGGGCTCCCGCAACATCACCGTCAACGCGGTGGCCCCCGGATTCATCACCACCGACATGACCGATTCGCTTCCCGATAAGATCAAGGCCGAGGTCAAGGAGCGGATCCCGGTCCGGCGTCTGGGGATGCCCGACGACATCGCCGACCTGGTCTGTTATCTGTCGGGCCCCGGAGCGGGGTTCCTCACCGGCCAGGTGATCGCCGTCGACGGCGGGATGACGGCCTGA
- the fabD gene encoding ACP S-malonyltransferase, producing the protein MAKVAFLFPGQGAQVVGMGKALYEERPAARALFDRANEVLGFDLKSICFEGPAQALEATDVSQPAIYVASLAALEDLRVTQPEVVEACAGAAGLSLGEYTALTFAGSLDFESGLKLVRRRGQAMQAAAEATPGGMISVLGLDEEKIDQLCLAVADHGRLWKSNLLGPGNIVVSGDKPALARVEAVANELGASRVIALAVAGSFHTPLMQPADRQLAEVLADTPLTTPRIPVYSNVDAQAHSDPDDLRRTLVAQVIGEVRWEESMRRMLADGFDTFYELGPGRVLTGLLKRIDRKTPCTSVPAR; encoded by the coding sequence GTGGCGAAGGTGGCGTTCTTATTCCCGGGGCAGGGGGCCCAGGTCGTCGGCATGGGCAAGGCGCTCTACGAGGAGAGGCCCGCCGCGCGGGCGCTCTTCGACCGTGCCAACGAGGTGCTCGGCTTCGACCTCAAGTCGATCTGTTTCGAAGGCCCCGCGCAGGCGCTGGAGGCGACCGACGTCAGCCAGCCGGCCATCTATGTCGCCAGCCTGGCGGCCCTGGAAGACCTGCGGGTGACGCAGCCCGAGGTCGTCGAGGCCTGCGCCGGCGCCGCCGGGTTGAGCCTGGGCGAGTACACCGCGCTGACCTTCGCCGGGTCCCTCGATTTCGAGTCGGGCCTGAAGCTCGTCCGACGCCGGGGCCAGGCGATGCAAGCTGCGGCCGAGGCCACCCCCGGCGGCATGATTAGCGTGCTAGGGCTGGACGAGGAGAAGATCGACCAGCTTTGTCTGGCGGTCGCCGACCACGGCCGGCTCTGGAAGTCCAACCTCCTCGGGCCGGGCAACATCGTCGTCTCGGGCGATAAGCCGGCGCTCGCGCGGGTGGAGGCCGTGGCCAACGAGCTTGGCGCCTCGCGGGTCATCGCCCTGGCCGTCGCCGGGTCGTTCCACACCCCCCTGATGCAGCCGGCCGACCGTCAGCTCGCCGAGGTCCTGGCCGACACCCCGCTGACCACGCCGCGGATTCCGGTCTACTCCAACGTCGACGCTCAGGCCCACTCCGATCCGGACGATCTCCGCAGGACCCTGGTCGCCCAGGTCATCGGCGAGGTCCGCTGGGAGGAGTCGATGCGGCGGATGTTGGCCGACGGCTTCGACACCTTTTATGAGTTAGGACCCGGCCGTGTGCTGACCGGCCTGCTCAAGCGGATCGACCGGAAGACCCCCTGCACGAGCGTCCCGGCACGTTAG
- the plsX gene encoding phosphate acyltransferase PlsX, with amino-acid sequence MKTKRTRAVAPIDLVGSWQGSTDAATPYLADRGEEFLPMRIALDAMGGDHAPAPIVTGAVEAVREQLDLTVVLVGDQARIEAALAEHPDAPLDRLPIVHASQVIEMGEKPVEALRRKRDNSISRSWALMASGEVSSVVSAGSTGAMVASALVNGKLFLPGVRRPGIAAIFPSHKGPIVLLDVGANMGAKPEDLYQYGVMGSVYAETILGIADPKIGILNVGSEDDKGNDLTRAVRALYIDSPLSSRFAGFIEGRDLYEGNARVVVCEGFVGNVVLKAGEGAVEFLFSMLKEQMGGLLPKLGAELGGMVGGGLKALKSRFEYEEFGGAPLLGIRGSCIICHGSSKARAIKNALRVGGAMADDRLGDRIVKELAQAPGTTAGLNAAGTLA; translated from the coding sequence ATGAAGACGAAACGAACCCGAGCGGTCGCCCCGATCGATCTCGTCGGGTCGTGGCAGGGTTCGACCGACGCCGCGACGCCCTATCTTGCCGATCGCGGAGAGGAGTTCCTGCCGATGCGGATCGCCCTGGATGCCATGGGTGGCGACCACGCCCCCGCCCCAATCGTCACCGGCGCCGTCGAGGCCGTCCGGGAGCAGCTCGACCTGACCGTCGTGCTGGTCGGCGATCAGGCTCGCATCGAGGCCGCGCTCGCCGAGCACCCCGACGCCCCCCTCGACCGACTACCGATCGTCCACGCCAGCCAGGTCATCGAGATGGGCGAGAAGCCCGTCGAGGCCCTCCGGCGCAAGCGCGACAACTCGATCTCGCGGTCGTGGGCCCTGATGGCTTCGGGCGAGGTCTCCTCGGTCGTCTCGGCCGGCAGCACAGGCGCGATGGTGGCCTCGGCCCTGGTCAACGGCAAGCTCTTCCTGCCCGGCGTCCGGCGGCCCGGCATCGCCGCCATCTTCCCGTCGCACAAAGGGCCGATCGTCCTGCTCGACGTTGGCGCCAACATGGGCGCCAAGCCGGAAGACCTTTACCAGTACGGCGTCATGGGCTCGGTCTACGCCGAGACGATCCTCGGCATCGCCGACCCCAAGATCGGCATCCTCAACGTCGGCTCCGAGGACGACAAGGGGAACGACCTGACGCGCGCCGTCCGCGCCTTGTATATCGACAGCCCGCTTTCGAGTCGCTTCGCCGGGTTCATCGAAGGGCGTGACCTGTACGAGGGCAACGCCCGAGTCGTGGTCTGCGAGGGCTTCGTCGGCAACGTCGTCCTGAAGGCCGGCGAAGGGGCCGTCGAGTTCCTCTTCTCGATGCTCAAGGAACAAATGGGCGGCCTCCTGCCCAAGCTCGGTGCCGAGCTTGGTGGCATGGTCGGCGGTGGCCTCAAGGCGCTCAAGTCGAGGTTCGAGTACGAGGAATTCGGAGGCGCCCCGCTGCTGGGCATCCGCGGCTCGTGCATCATCTGCCACGGGTCGAGCAAGGCCCGCGCGATCAAGAACGCCTTGCGAGTCGGCGGGGCGATGGCCGACGATCGCCTGGGCGACCGGATCGTCAAGGAGCTGGCCCAGGCCCCCGGCACGACCGCCGGCCTCAACGCGGCCGGAACCCTGGCCTGA
- a CDS encoding tetratricopeptide repeat protein, with amino-acid sequence MSRTARLWKGARPWALGATMLAGVPVTAGEVPPLAKQLIKLGQQASDQGRPEHAADFYRSALKLEPENAVARTGLEKVGIVRVALQEPASPAPAPAAEPADRVPQATLENAAELERVQNQQLRSDIEERLRAAREQLNAGRADLAKDSLRLARTVVQSAATLDEGARQALERQINVQYLTTVRREETLELEAAETQRRLARDAQQARALDALLQRQDNVRSIMYQFDNLMAEGIFRVLSNGGTGSLAVTTQPFIDAREISRSARGLLPEALAPRAGLTVTTSIGFLAQSLMAEELKEFRYMLSLQDVERAAVPFPDTITIEYPPVNAELLRKWERRAERFGRAVSLQDQDEGTKTILRKLNEPITMQFPNETPLEDVLKYIKSATSDANYPGIQYYVDPAGLAEAERTTTSPVSIDLDGIPLKTGLKLILDQLGLTYTVSEGILKIDAADSENLDTEIRVYPVADLAIFPISLMSGGGGGGGGMGGGMGGGMGGGMGGMGGGMGGGGMGGGMGGGMGGGMGMMSMPPQDPAQVGGFSEKKSN; translated from the coding sequence ATGTCCCGAACCGCGCGGTTGTGGAAAGGGGCCCGCCCCTGGGCGCTGGGCGCCACCATGCTTGCGGGCGTGCCGGTTACGGCCGGTGAGGTGCCGCCGCTCGCCAAACAACTGATCAAGCTCGGCCAGCAGGCCAGCGATCAGGGACGGCCCGAGCATGCGGCCGACTTCTACCGGAGCGCCCTGAAGCTCGAGCCTGAGAACGCCGTCGCCCGCACGGGGCTCGAGAAGGTCGGCATCGTCCGAGTCGCCCTCCAGGAGCCGGCCTCCCCGGCCCCCGCGCCGGCGGCAGAGCCCGCCGATCGGGTCCCCCAGGCAACCCTGGAGAACGCCGCCGAGCTGGAACGCGTCCAGAACCAGCAGCTCCGCTCGGACATCGAAGAACGCCTCAGGGCGGCCCGCGAGCAGCTCAACGCCGGCCGCGCCGACCTGGCCAAGGACAGCCTCAGGCTGGCCAGGACCGTCGTCCAGTCGGCCGCCACCCTGGATGAAGGGGCCCGCCAGGCCCTCGAACGCCAGATCAACGTCCAGTACCTGACGACCGTCCGCCGCGAGGAGACGCTCGAGCTGGAAGCGGCCGAGACCCAGCGCCGGCTCGCCCGCGATGCCCAGCAGGCTCGCGCCCTCGACGCCCTGCTCCAGAGGCAGGACAACGTCCGGTCGATCATGTATCAGTTCGACAACCTGATGGCCGAGGGCATCTTCCGCGTCCTCTCCAACGGCGGGACCGGCAGCCTGGCCGTGACCACTCAGCCGTTCATCGACGCCCGCGAGATCTCGCGGTCGGCCCGAGGACTGCTCCCCGAGGCCCTCGCCCCCCGCGCCGGCCTGACCGTGACCACCTCGATCGGCTTCCTCGCGCAGTCGCTGATGGCCGAGGAGCTGAAGGAATTCCGCTACATGCTGTCGCTCCAGGACGTGGAACGCGCCGCCGTCCCGTTCCCCGACACCATCACGATCGAGTATCCCCCGGTTAACGCCGAGCTGCTCCGCAAGTGGGAACGACGGGCCGAGCGCTTCGGCCGCGCCGTCAGTCTCCAGGATCAGGACGAGGGGACCAAGACGATCCTGCGCAAGCTGAACGAACCCATCACGATGCAATTCCCCAACGAGACGCCCCTCGAGGACGTGCTCAAGTACATCAAGTCGGCCACGTCCGACGCCAACTACCCCGGGATCCAGTACTACGTCGATCCCGCCGGCCTCGCCGAGGCCGAACGCACCACGACCTCGCCGGTCTCGATCGACCTCGACGGTATCCCCCTGAAGACCGGCCTCAAGCTGATCCTCGACCAGCTCGGCCTGACCTACACGGTCAGCGAGGGGATCCTCAAGATTGACGCGGCCGATTCGGAAAACCTCGACACCGAGATCCGCGTCTACCCGGTCGCCGACCTCGCCATCTTCCCCATCTCGCTGATGAGCGGCGGTGGCGGCGGCGGCGGTGGTATGGGTGGCGGTATGGGCGGTGGTATGGGCGGTGGTATGGGTGGCATGGGCGGTGGCATGGGCGGTGGCGGTATGGGTGGTGGTATGGGCGGCGGTATGGGTGGCGGCATGGGCATGATGTCGATGCCCCCGCAGGATCCCGCCCAGGTGGGTGGATTCTCGGAAAAAAAAAGCAACTGA
- a CDS encoding GDP-mannose 4,6-dehydratase, with amino-acid sequence MKAMGKRVLVTGAGGFIGSHLVERLVADGHEVRALVRYNGRDDLGQVDRLPAEIREAVEVHRGDLKDPEAVRKAIKGRERVYHLGALIAIPYSYQNPLDVVQTNAVGTCHVLDSARDSDSIERVVLTSTSEVYGTAQFVPITEQHPLRGQSPYAASKIASDALGESYHRSFGLPVTTLRPFNTFGPRQSARAIIPTIISQALALDRVKLGSLDPRRDLTYVKDTAAGFAAIAECDAAIGRVVNIGRGDDLTIGELVERIARLIGKPIHVEADPARIRPAASEVGRLLAGTALATELFGWSPKYTLDEGLAETIGWVRANLNLFRTGEYTT; translated from the coding sequence ATGAAGGCGATGGGCAAGCGGGTCCTGGTCACCGGCGCGGGCGGATTCATCGGCAGCCACCTCGTCGAGCGGCTGGTCGCCGATGGCCACGAGGTCAGGGCCCTGGTCCGCTACAACGGCCGCGACGACCTGGGCCAGGTCGACCGCCTTCCGGCCGAGATTCGCGAGGCCGTCGAGGTCCATCGGGGCGACCTGAAGGACCCTGAGGCGGTGCGCAAGGCGATCAAGGGGCGAGAGCGGGTCTACCACCTGGGCGCCCTGATCGCGATCCCGTACTCGTATCAGAACCCGCTCGACGTGGTGCAGACCAACGCGGTGGGAACCTGCCACGTCCTGGACTCCGCCCGCGACAGCGACTCGATCGAGCGGGTGGTGCTGACGTCGACGTCGGAAGTCTACGGGACAGCCCAGTTCGTTCCGATCACCGAGCAGCATCCGTTGCGTGGCCAGTCCCCCTATGCCGCGTCGAAGATTGCGTCGGACGCGCTCGGGGAGAGCTACCATCGATCGTTCGGGCTGCCGGTGACGACGCTGAGGCCGTTCAACACCTTCGGGCCTCGCCAGTCGGCACGCGCGATCATCCCGACGATCATCAGCCAGGCGCTGGCCCTGGATCGGGTGAAGCTGGGGAGCCTGGACCCGAGGCGCGACCTGACTTATGTCAAGGACACCGCCGCCGGGTTCGCCGCGATCGCCGAATGCGATGCCGCGATCGGCCGGGTCGTGAATATCGGCCGAGGTGACGACCTGACCATCGGCGAGCTTGTCGAGCGCATTGCCAGGCTGATTGGCAAGCCGATTCACGTCGAGGCCGACCCCGCCCGCATCCGCCCCGCCGCCAGCGAAGTCGGCAGGCTCCTCGCGGGTACCGCGCTGGCGACCGAGCTGTTCGGCTGGTCGCCGAAGTACACGCTCGACGAAGGCCTGGCCGAGACGATCGGATGGGTCCGCGCCAACCTGAATCTCTTCCGGACGGGCGAGTACACGACCTGA
- a CDS encoding DHH family phosphoesterase — protein sequence MSIDWTPLARLIDKYDRFVVTTHVRPDGDALGSASGMAGLLRQKGKDVRVVNSSKTPPRYDYLDPDGTLFEHWGTQVHAADLADREVLVILDLSAWSQLGEFAPWVREFGGTRVVIDHHVSQDDLGAIFLKDTTAEATGTLVARAIRALHGTFTPEISTALLTAIAMDTGWFHHPSTTPETFRTAADLQESKADVNKIYRDLFERNTLGRLRLTGVALSRLKLTGDGKVASTYVTRKDFEETGAIPADTEDIIDYTVSLAGIEAGLLLIEQPRGGIKASFRSRGKLDCSKLAAQFGGGGHRAAAGAGLPDPLEETMPLVLAAVEKATAEARG from the coding sequence ATGAGCATCGACTGGACCCCTCTGGCCCGCCTGATTGATAAATATGACCGATTCGTGGTGACGACCCATGTCCGCCCGGACGGCGATGCGCTGGGGTCGGCCTCGGGGATGGCCGGCCTGCTGAGGCAGAAGGGGAAGGACGTCCGCGTCGTCAATTCGAGCAAGACGCCGCCTCGCTACGACTACCTCGACCCCGACGGCACGCTGTTCGAGCACTGGGGGACGCAGGTGCATGCGGCCGACCTGGCCGACCGCGAAGTCCTGGTGATCCTCGACCTGTCGGCCTGGAGCCAGCTCGGCGAATTCGCCCCCTGGGTGAGGGAGTTCGGCGGCACCCGCGTGGTGATCGATCACCACGTGAGCCAGGATGACCTGGGGGCCATCTTCCTGAAGGACACGACGGCCGAGGCGACCGGCACCCTGGTCGCCCGCGCGATCCGGGCGCTGCACGGGACGTTCACGCCGGAGATCTCGACGGCCCTGCTGACGGCGATCGCCATGGACACGGGGTGGTTCCACCACCCGTCGACCACGCCCGAGACCTTCCGGACGGCGGCCGACCTGCAAGAGTCGAAGGCCGACGTCAACAAGATCTACCGCGACCTGTTCGAGCGTAATACGCTGGGTCGCCTGCGTTTGACCGGTGTCGCCCTGTCTCGCCTCAAGCTGACGGGCGATGGCAAGGTGGCCTCAACGTATGTGACCCGGAAAGACTTCGAGGAGACCGGCGCGATTCCGGCGGACACCGAGGACATCATCGATTACACGGTGAGCCTGGCGGGCATCGAGGCGGGTCTCCTCCTGATTGAGCAGCCCCGGGGTGGGATCAAGGCGAGCTTCCGGTCGCGCGGAAAGCTCGACTGTTCGAAGCTTGCGGCCCAGTTCGGCGGAGGTGGCCATCGCGCCGCGGCGGGAGCCGGCCTGCCCGACCCTCTGGAGGAAACGATGCCCCTCGTGCTGGCCGCGGTGGAGAAGGCGACGGCCGAGGCCCGCGGCTGA
- a CDS encoding Rieske (2Fe-2S) protein: MLTRRDFYRAGSVALGSLMGLVLAVPGAAYLLDPLRRKAGGVTSYPLARLSDLPVGVPRAFAIVDERKDAWVTYPKRPIGTVWLVRRPEGSETPVVAYQAECPHLGCVIGADHGGTSFRCPCHGATFAIDGSSTNGVSPRSMDYLEVEVLSDANSTVSVRYQRFRPQATKRLPLA; encoded by the coding sequence ATGTTGACTCGCCGAGACTTCTATCGCGCCGGCTCGGTTGCGCTGGGGAGCCTGATGGGGCTCGTCCTGGCCGTCCCGGGCGCCGCGTATCTTCTCGACCCCCTGCGCAGGAAGGCGGGAGGGGTGACTTCTTACCCGCTCGCCAGGCTCTCCGACTTGCCCGTGGGTGTCCCGCGTGCGTTTGCGATCGTCGACGAACGCAAGGACGCCTGGGTCACGTATCCGAAGCGGCCGATCGGCACGGTCTGGCTGGTGCGCCGACCCGAGGGGTCGGAGACTCCCGTCGTGGCCTACCAGGCGGAATGCCCGCACCTGGGCTGCGTGATCGGCGCCGACCATGGCGGAACGTCGTTCCGCTGCCCCTGCCACGGGGCGACCTTCGCGATCGACGGGTCTTCGACGAACGGGGTGTCGCCCCGGTCTATGGATTACCTCGAGGTCGAGGTTCTCAGCGATGCGAACTCAACGGTCAGCGTCAGGTACCAGAGGTTCCGACCCCAGGCCACGAAGAGGCTCCCTCTTGCGTAA
- a CDS encoding cytochrome b N-terminal domain-containing protein yields MRKQLAAWMEDRTGVPSLLRRLVHTPIPVGSTRRHALKAALLALFGVQAVTGLLLMCDYSPSSTTAWGSVFYLNNQVQLGWFVRGLHRFGTTGMIALVLLALLQTVASGLYRAPREVGWWLLLALLPLTMGLGLTGNMLPWDQRGFWAATVETSIAGGVPLIGPQLRSLILGGHEPGNLSLTRVYALHVLVLPLLFVAVMVARTALAARRGHASTDPTEPYWPKQAFYDASCGAVALGLLTLGVIIAGGAPLDAPGDPTSTNYPARPEWYVFWLNRLLHKLPTGYEVLGTVVIPGALGAFLMALPFLDRLMPRRFAHAGSCILIFALTGQAAYLTFEAMRDDARNPEYSKAHQAAREAATRATQLAELAGIPPGGAGDLLRTDPLSAGLSLVRSRCLGCHAFQGETQVVDASPFKAFDLAHFGSHDWIGELLDDPKGPKFALRAPKSLGSKEFSNASLDGMKQWKEEIDFADRGERDAVVAFVATFPTIPPGTTAEEWASRPEVKEDPGYAPFVENCLSCHSIGTLDLGLPGSTRPAPDLFAYGSARWLTTIIKNPGTKGFYSYLKPHEQMPGFGEQLSPNELDLIVRLLRDEYVGAKPRAARTPREQAAE; encoded by the coding sequence TTGCGTAAGCAACTTGCCGCCTGGATGGAAGATCGGACCGGCGTCCCGTCGCTGCTCCGCCGTCTGGTCCACACCCCGATCCCGGTGGGCTCGACCCGCCGCCACGCCCTGAAGGCCGCGCTCCTGGCCCTGTTCGGGGTCCAGGCCGTCACCGGCCTGCTCTTGATGTGCGACTACAGCCCGTCGAGCACGACGGCCTGGGGGAGCGTCTTCTACCTGAACAACCAGGTGCAACTCGGCTGGTTCGTGCGCGGACTGCACCGATTCGGCACCACCGGGATGATCGCCCTGGTCCTGCTGGCCCTGCTCCAGACGGTCGCCAGCGGCCTGTACCGGGCCCCTCGCGAGGTGGGCTGGTGGCTGCTCCTGGCGTTGCTCCCCCTGACGATGGGGTTGGGCCTGACCGGGAACATGCTCCCCTGGGACCAGCGAGGGTTCTGGGCCGCCACGGTCGAGACCTCGATTGCCGGCGGCGTGCCCCTGATCGGGCCTCAGCTCCGTTCGTTGATCCTCGGCGGCCACGAGCCGGGCAACCTGTCACTGACGAGGGTCTATGCCCTCCACGTCCTGGTCTTGCCGCTGCTGTTCGTCGCCGTGATGGTGGCCCGCACGGCCCTGGCCGCCCGTCGGGGTCACGCATCGACCGACCCGACCGAGCCTTACTGGCCGAAGCAGGCTTTCTATGACGCGAGCTGCGGTGCCGTTGCATTGGGGCTGTTGACGCTGGGCGTGATCATCGCCGGCGGGGCTCCGCTGGACGCGCCGGGAGACCCGACGAGCACCAACTACCCGGCGCGACCGGAGTGGTACGTCTTCTGGCTGAACCGCCTGCTGCACAAACTGCCCACGGGCTATGAAGTGCTCGGCACGGTGGTGATCCCCGGGGCGCTGGGAGCCTTCCTGATGGCCCTGCCGTTCCTGGACCGGCTGATGCCGCGAAGGTTTGCGCACGCAGGGTCCTGCATCCTGATCTTCGCCCTCACGGGCCAGGCGGCCTACCTCACGTTCGAGGCGATGCGCGACGACGCGCGAAACCCCGAATACTCGAAAGCCCACCAGGCCGCGAGAGAAGCCGCAACGCGAGCCACCCAGCTCGCAGAGCTCGCGGGCATCCCCCCGGGAGGCGCCGGCGACCTGCTTCGAACCGATCCCCTGTCCGCGGGGCTCTCCCTGGTTCGATCCCGCTGCCTCGGATGTCACGCCTTTCAAGGCGAGACGCAGGTTGTGGATGCCAGCCCCTTCAAGGCGTTCGACCTGGCCCACTTCGGCTCTCATGACTGGATCGGTGAGTTGCTCGACGACCCGAAGGGCCCGAAGTTCGCGCTTCGAGCTCCCAAGTCGCTCGGCTCGAAGGAGTTCTCCAACGCCTCGCTCGACGGCATGAAGCAGTGGAAGGAAGAAATCGACTTCGCCGACCGGGGCGAACGTGACGCCGTGGTTGCCTTCGTCGCGACGTTCCCGACCATTCCGCCCGGCACAACGGCCGAGGAATGGGCGAGTCGGCCTGAGGTCAAGGAGGATCCGGGCTACGCCCCGTTCGTCGAGAATTGCCTATCCTGCCACTCCATCGGCACGCTCGACCTGGGCCTCCCCGGCTCGACCCGTCCCGCTCCCGATCTCTTCGCCTACGGCTCCGCCCGCTGGCTAACGACGATCATCAAGAATCCCGGGACGAAGGGGTTCTACAGCTACCTGAAACCCCACGAGCAGATGCCCGGCTTTGGCGAACAGCTCAGCCCGAACGAGCTCGACCTGATCGTCCGGCTCTTGCGAGACGAATACGTCGGGGCCAAACCCCGCGCAGCCAGAACTCCGCGGGAGCAAGCCGCGGAGTAG
- a CDS encoding polyprenyl synthetase family protein, whose amino-acid sequence MSALTLPRPEESRRRLASVYAPISGELAEAGRIYEAELGSQFAFVRELVDQCADFQGKRLRPALVLLTGKACGGSNASHPVLAAVVEMIHTATLVHDDILDESMVRRHAATINAAWGAEAAVLMGDYLFTHAFHLAASLESTLACRWIGRATNMVCEGELQQVHSRGNFDLSEADYFEIIRGKTAELTAVCCRLGAHYAGAPAATVDALDAYGRDLGVAFQIADDVLDIWGDEQATGKSLGTDLEKQKLTLPIIRLLSTAPPAVAARVRQILVDAKPEGRDELRPLLESSGALAYAWERAKQCSSQAVQRLEVLPDSPSKAILRSLAQYVVKRAS is encoded by the coding sequence ATGTCCGCTCTGACGCTGCCCAGGCCCGAAGAAAGCCGGCGAAGACTCGCCTCGGTCTACGCCCCGATCTCGGGCGAGCTGGCCGAGGCCGGGCGAATTTACGAGGCCGAACTGGGAAGCCAGTTCGCCTTCGTCCGCGAGTTGGTCGACCAATGCGCCGACTTCCAGGGGAAGCGGCTGCGCCCCGCCCTGGTCTTGCTGACCGGCAAGGCCTGCGGCGGCTCGAATGCGTCGCACCCGGTGCTGGCCGCGGTGGTCGAGATGATCCACACGGCGACCCTCGTGCACGACGACATCCTCGATGAATCGATGGTGCGCCGCCATGCCGCGACGATCAACGCCGCCTGGGGCGCCGAGGCCGCCGTCCTGATGGGAGACTACCTCTTCACGCACGCGTTCCACCTGGCCGCGTCGCTGGAGTCGACCCTGGCCTGCCGCTGGATCGGCCGCGCGACCAACATGGTCTGCGAAGGCGAGCTTCAGCAGGTGCACAGCAGGGGGAATTTCGACCTCTCCGAGGCCGATTACTTCGAGATCATCCGCGGCAAGACCGCCGAGCTGACGGCCGTCTGCTGCCGGCTGGGGGCACATTACGCGGGCGCACCCGCCGCGACGGTCGACGCCCTCGACGCCTACGGTCGAGACCTGGGTGTCGCCTTCCAGATCGCCGACGACGTCCTCGATATCTGGGGCGACGAGCAGGCAACCGGCAAGAGCCTTGGCACCGACCTGGAGAAGCAGAAGCTCACCCTGCCGATCATCCGCCTGCTCTCCACCGCCCCACCCGCCGTCGCGGCCCGGGTGCGTCAGATCCTGGTCGATGCCAAGCCCGAGGGGAGGGACGAGCTACGCCCCCTGCTGGAGTCGAGCGGCGCGCTGGCCTATGCCTGGGAACGAGCCAAGCAATGTTCGTCTCAGGCCGTTCAGCGGCTCGAAGTCCTCCCTGACTCGCCTTCCAAGGCGATCCTCCGCTCGCTCGCCCAGTACGTTGTCAAGCGAGCGAGCTGA
- the moaC gene encoding cyclic pyranopterin monophosphate synthase MoaC, whose translation MAELTHFDEQGASRMVDVSAKPTTTRRARASGLVRMEPSTLALILDRGLSKGDVLGVARLAGIMAAKRTGDLIPLCHPLGLDAVEVGFSVQDDRTLRIEATARTTGRTGVEMEALTAVSLAALTVYDMCKAVDRSMSIDCVRLEEKSGGRSGDYRRPEDLA comes from the coding sequence ATGGCCGAGCTGACGCATTTCGATGAGCAGGGCGCGAGCCGGATGGTGGATGTTTCGGCCAAGCCGACGACCACCCGACGGGCACGCGCCAGCGGCCTGGTGCGGATGGAGCCGTCGACGCTGGCCCTGATCCTCGACCGCGGCCTGTCGAAGGGTGACGTGCTCGGCGTCGCCCGTCTGGCCGGCATCATGGCGGCCAAGCGGACCGGCGACCTGATCCCGCTCTGCCACCCACTCGGCCTCGACGCCGTCGAGGTCGGATTTTCGGTGCAAGACGATCGGACGCTCCGGATCGAGGCCACCGCCCGGACAACCGGACGGACGGGCGTCGAGATGGAAGCCCTGACCGCCGTTAGCCTTGCGGCGCTGACGGTCTACGATATGTGCAAGGCAGTCGATCGATCAATGTCGATCGACTGCGTGCGGCTGGAAGAGAAGTCGGGCGGGCGGAGCGGCGATTATCGTCGCCCCGAAGATCTCGCCTGA